From one Humulus lupulus chromosome 8, drHumLupu1.1, whole genome shotgun sequence genomic stretch:
- the LOC133797051 gene encoding LOW QUALITY PROTEIN: rho guanine nucleotide exchange factor 8 (The sequence of the model RefSeq protein was modified relative to this genomic sequence to represent the inferred CDS: substituted 3 bases at 3 genomic stop codons) gives MENMKERFSKLLLGEDMSGGGKGVSSALALSNAITNLAASAFGEQRKLEPMPAERKTRWRKEMDWLLSVTDHIVEFVPSQQKSKDGSNMEIMVTRQRNDLHMNIPALRKLDAMLLVRTHFLHYLIYRFTFLLHGLDSXNXXDHNNKQGYLDNFGAQNEFWYVSKDADDSEKGNFQRNDDKWWLPTVKVSPDGLSNVCRKWLLFQKESVNQVLKAAMAINAQILSEMEIPENYIEALPKNGRYCLGDSNYKSITDDYFDPEQFLSTSDLSTEHKVLDLKNRIEASVIIWKRKMHHKDHGKSSWGSGVSLEKREIFEERAETILLILKQRFPGTSQSTLDISKIQYNKDVGYAILESYSRVIESLASTVMSRIEDVLYADSLTQNPSSANSNGRLSMVSSPVSLPQMSQTSEDEAEKLNSSDTPTSMTLSDFMGWSLSQGEADGAKKNDSRGNKDSLLKQASDQKFMNKPANINTKKLSYLEKLENFSLRSPTARH, from the exons ATGGAGAATATGAAAGAGAGGTTTTCTAAGCTGCTTTTGGGTGAAGATATGTCTGGTGGAGGGAAGGGTGTTTCATCAGCTTTGGCTTTGTCAAATGCCATAACCAACCTAGCAG CATCTGCTTTTGGAGAACAAAGAAAACTAGAGCCTATGCCTGCAGAAAGGAAAacaaggtggagaaaagaaatGGATTGGCTTTTGTCAGTGACCGATCATATTGTCGAATTCGTACCCTCCCAACAGAAATCCAAGGATGGAAGTAACATGGAG ATAATGGTGACTCGGCAAAGAAATGATCTTCACATGAACATACCTGCTCTAAGGAAGCTAGATGCCATGCTCCTTGTACGTACACATTTTCTCCATTATCTAATTTATAGGTTCACTTTTCTGTTGCATGGTCTAGATTCATAGAACTGATGAGATCATAATAATAAACAGGGGTATTTGGATAACTTTGGAGCCCAAAATGAGTTCTGGTATGTATCCAAAGATGCTGATGACTCTGAGAAAGGTAATTTCCAGAGAAATGATGACAAATGGTGGCTACCAACTGTAAAAGTCTCACCAGATGGGCTATCCAATGTATGCCGGAAATGGCTTCTCTTTCAGAAAGAATCTGTAAACCAAGTACTGAAAGCAGCCATGGCAATAAACGCTCAAATACTATCAGAAATGGAGATTCCTGAAAACTACATTGAAGCCCTTCCCAAG AATGGTAGATATTGCCTGGGAGATTCAAACTACAAAAGTATAACAGATGACTACTTTGATCCTGAACAATTCCTCTCAACTTCAGACTTATCAACAGAGCACAAAGTTCTTGACCTTAAGAACAGGATTGAGGCCTCTGTAATCATCTGGAAGAGGAAGATGCACCATAAGGATCATGGAAAGTCTAGCTGGGGTTCAGGTGTGAGCCTGGAaaaaagagaaatatttgaagagAGAGCAGAAACCATCTTACTCATACTCAAGCAGCGGTTTCCTGGAACCTCACAATCTACACTTGACATAAGCAAAATCCAATACAATAAG GATGTTGGATACGCTATCCTAGAGAGCTATTCGAGGGTAATAGAAAGTTTGGCTTCAACAGTGATGTCCAGGATTGAAGATGTTCTCTATGCTGATTCTCTCACTCAAAATCCATCATCAGCAAATTCCAATGGCAGGCTTTCAATGGTTTCTTCACCGGTGTCACTACCTCAAATGTCCCAAACCTCTGAGGACGAGGCAGAAAAGTTAAACTCATCAGATACACCAACTTCAATGACACTCTCAGATTTCATGGGTTGGAGTTTATCTCAAGGAGAGGCTGATGGTGCTAAGAAGAATGATTCAAGGGGAAATAAGGATAGCCTATTGAAACAAGCAAGCGATCAGAAGTTCATGAACAAACCTGCTAATATCAACACAAAGAAACTGTCCTACTTAGAGAAGCTTGAAAACTTTAGTTTGAGAAGTCCAACGGCTCGCCATTAA
- the LOC133797052 gene encoding probable protein ABIL5 isoform X1 gives MQNSKLWLQKDLVGEFDDVEHFNNSLKELRDLRSQLHHAADYCESSFLNTKEKKVVLENTKEYVCRAVVTLVDHFGCVSENISGLISNSNECSEAELRIDSLKQRFLLSQQFVHNLALSTLQLREIIPRHQLRYLSAPNEEADEKSGEDLRDSRNAVSTKVIEKSKFEREKDSPIFAFTHCRKPSLSKGKTNSASLFPIRDGFSILSKVPNPSFHFQETKKNTRIIKRSLHGSDIWALIRRTKRTA, from the exons ATGCAGAACTCCAAGCTGTGGCTGCAGAAAGATTTAGTCGGCGAGTTTGATGACGTTGAACACTTTAACAACTCTCTAAAG GAATTGAGAGATTTACGTTCTCAACTACACCATGCGGCAGACTACTGTGAATCCTCGTTCTTGAATACCAAAGAAAAAAAAGT AGTCTTGGAGAACACAAAGGAATACGTATGCAGGGCGGTGGTTACATTAGTTGATCATTTTGGATGCGTCTCTGAAAATATAAGTGGCCTCATTTCCAATTCCAATGAATGCTCAGAAGCTGAGCTTCGAATCGACTCTCTCAAGCAGAGATTTCTACTTTCACAACAATTTGTTCACAACCTCGCTCTGTCCACTCTTCAATTGCGAGAAATCATACCAAGACATCAACTGCGTTACTTATCTGCCC CAAATGAAGAAGCTGATGAGAAATCAGGTGAAGATTTAAG GGATTCTAGAAATGCAGTCTCCACAAAAGTCATTGAAAAAAGTAAGTTTGAAAGAGAGAAAGACTCTCCCATTTTCGCATTTACACACTGTCGAAAACCATCTCTATCGAAAGGGAAAACCAACTCAGCTTCAT TGTTTCCTATTCGTGACGGCTTCTCCATTCTTTCCAAAGTTCCAAATCCTTCTTTTCATTTCCAG GAGACAAAGAAGAATACGCGCATTATTAAAAGATCTCTACATGGAAGTGACATCTGGGCACTCATTCGCCGAACCAAAAGAACTGCTTGA
- the LOC133797052 gene encoding probable protein ABIL5 isoform X2 — protein MQNSKLWLQKDLVGEFDDVEHFNNSLKELRDLRSQLHHAADYCESSFLNTKEKKVVLENTKEYVCRAVVTLVDHFGCVSENISGLISNSNECSEAELRIDSLKQRFLLSQQFVHNLALSTLQLREIIPRHQLRYLSAPNEEADEKSGEDLRDSRNAVSTKVIEKMFPIRDGFSILSKVPNPSFHFQETKKNTRIIKRSLHGSDIWALIRRTKRTA, from the exons ATGCAGAACTCCAAGCTGTGGCTGCAGAAAGATTTAGTCGGCGAGTTTGATGACGTTGAACACTTTAACAACTCTCTAAAG GAATTGAGAGATTTACGTTCTCAACTACACCATGCGGCAGACTACTGTGAATCCTCGTTCTTGAATACCAAAGAAAAAAAAGT AGTCTTGGAGAACACAAAGGAATACGTATGCAGGGCGGTGGTTACATTAGTTGATCATTTTGGATGCGTCTCTGAAAATATAAGTGGCCTCATTTCCAATTCCAATGAATGCTCAGAAGCTGAGCTTCGAATCGACTCTCTCAAGCAGAGATTTCTACTTTCACAACAATTTGTTCACAACCTCGCTCTGTCCACTCTTCAATTGCGAGAAATCATACCAAGACATCAACTGCGTTACTTATCTGCCC CAAATGAAGAAGCTGATGAGAAATCAGGTGAAGATTTAAG GGATTCTAGAAATGCAGTCTCCACAAAAGTCATTGAAAAAA TGTTTCCTATTCGTGACGGCTTCTCCATTCTTTCCAAAGTTCCAAATCCTTCTTTTCATTTCCAG GAGACAAAGAAGAATACGCGCATTATTAAAAGATCTCTACATGGAAGTGACATCTGGGCACTCATTCGCCGAACCAAAAGAACTGCTTGA
- the LOC133797050 gene encoding proteinaceous RNase P 1, chloroplastic/mitochondrial-like, translated as MATASSSSFTFNSLHQKHHTLPLNFCKYPSTLHVFRFHYTSRFLIFSPLKHITQLSQLLLVKDNVRHVVGKLNATDHQPYTKTIHSRTLKGNSNGVSHLRSIDDDKVGKNSGKKYVSSVAEEKTENNINKAKNGRRNQGLRKVRELNDGNSSVKSREKDGKAGNVKSGKQVGEEKGKKSKKSKEEDTTPEVPFRLRLDMCSKRGDVTSAIQLFDLAQREGIKLGQYHYTVLLYLCSSAAVGIVRPAKSGSATRTLDTMGSSGDFSESSSVDLAKSRDLGSSGLDDNKLNVSISDSGHLVNTGGSDGIAEGDELSSSDRLDDSDGTFNEREKLNWFCNGFVKRNYRVLDGLSHPTEGEYENARGKGGSKNKEGKNMWVGEEAKQYARKRGFEIYEKMCLENIPMNEAALTSVARMAMSMGNGDMAFDMVKQMKSLGINPRLRSYGPALSAFCSSGEIDKAFAVEQHMLNHGVYPEEPELQALLRVSVGVGKGDKVYYLLHKLRASVRKVSPSTADLIISWFNSKTASRVGKTKWDQRQINKAIESGGGGWHGQGWLGRGKWSVLQTSIGADGLCRCCGEKLVTIDLDPKETESFAESVASIAIEKEKHSNFQKFQKWLDYYGPFEAVIDGANVGLFSQKIFRPSKINAVANGIRQKFPSKKWPLIVLHNRRVSGPKMNEPANRAFIDRWKNADALYATPTGSNDDWYWLYAAIKFKSLLVTNDEMRDHTFQLLGNDFFPRWKERHQVRFTFSDAGPEFHMPPPCSVVIQESERGHWHIPISTEHEYEVERPWLCIMRAKSRKIREDTKSKQEAIQTEVKSKSLTNGKDKCTTDESEKIYKNLKDILTGPTIANSQSVLADIEQAEKLGRCTIDFDI; from the exons ATGGCCACCGCTTCCTCCTCCTCCTTCACCTTCAACTCTCTGCATCAAAAGCACCATACTTTGCCCCTTAATTTCTGTAAGTACCCATCTACTCTCCATGTTTTCAGATTCCATTACACTTCTCGTTTTCTCATTTTCTCACCTCTCAAACACATAACGCAACTTTCTCAACTTCTTCTGGTTAAAGATAATGTTAGACATGTAGTTGGAAAGTTGAATGCCACTGACCATCAACCATATACAAAAACTATACATTCGAGAACTCTAAAAGGAAATAGTAATGGAGTTTCGCATTTGAGGTCTATAGATGATGATAAGGTTGGTAAAAATTCTGGAAAAAAGTATGTCAGTTCGGTAGCTGAGGAAAAGACTGAAAATAATATCAACAAAGCCAAAAATGGGAGGAGAAACCAGGGATTGAGAAAAGTGAGGGAATTGAATGATGGGAATTCTTCTGTGAAATCTAGAGAAAAGGATGGTAAAGCTGGTAATGTCAAAAGTGGTAAGCAAGTGGGAGAAGAGAAGGGAAAAAAGTCTAAGAAAAGTAAAGAAGAAGATACTACTCCTGAAGTTCCTTTTAGACTTCGATTAGATATGTGTTCAAAGAGAGGAGATGTCACGAGTGCAATTCAGTTGTTTGATTTGGCTCAAAGAGAAGGAATCAAACTTGGGCAGTATCATTATACTGTACTATTATATCTCTGTTCTTCTGCAGCTGTGGGTATTGTTCGTCCTGCTAAAAGTGGAAGCGCTACTCGGACTTTGGATACTATGGGCTCCTCTGGTGATTTTTCTGAGTCAAGTTCTGTGGATTTGGCTAAATCAAGAGACTTGGGTAGTAGTGGTTTGGATGATAACAAACTAAATGTTTCAATTTCAGACAGTGGACATTTAGTTAATACTGGTGGAAGTGATGGGATTGCTGAGGGTGATGAGTTAAGTTCTAGTGATAGACTTGACGATTCGGATGGTACTTTCAATGAAAGGGAGAAGCTAAACTGGTTTTGTAATGGCTTTGTGAAGCGAAATTATCGTGTCTTAGATGGACTAAGTCATCCTACTGAAGGAGAATATGAAAATGCACGTGGGAAAGGTGGAAGCAAGAACAAAGAAGGTAAGAATATGTGGGTAGGGGAAGAAGCCAAGCAATATGCACGAAAGAGGGGATTCGAGATCTATGAGAAAATGTGTTTGGAAAACATTCCAATGAATGAAGCTGCATTGACTTCTGTGGCTAGAATGGCAATGTCAATGGGTAACGGTGACATGGCATTTGATATGGTGAAACAAATGAAGTCACTGGGGATAAATCCTAGACTGCGTTCCTATGGCCCTGCTTTGTCTGCTTTCTGTAGTAGTGGAGAAATTGATAAAGCATTCGCTGTCGAGCAACATATGTTGAACCATGGTGTCTATCCAGAAGAGCCTGAACTACAAGCTCTTTTGAGAGTAAGTGTAGGGGTAGGTAAGGGGGATAAAGTATATTACTTGCTGCATAAACTAAGGGCAAGTGTAAGGAAGGTCTCACCCTCAACTGCAGATTTGATTATTAGCTGGTTTAATAGCAAAACGGCTTCAAGAGTGGGGAAAACAAAATGGGATCAAAGGCAAATAAACAAAGCAATTGAGAGTGGAGGGGGCGGCTGGCATGGCCAGGGCTGGCTAGGAAGAGGAAAGTGGTCTGTGTTGCAAACAAGTATTGGTGCTGATGGTTTGTGCAGATGTTGTGGGGAGAAATTGGTTACTATTGACCTTGATCCCAAAGAAACAGAAAGCTTTGCTGAATCAGTTGCTTCAATAGCCATAGAGAAAGAGAAACATTCAAACTTTCAGAAATTTCAA AAATGGCTTGATTATTATGGACCTTTTGAAGCAGTGATCGATGGAGCTAATGTTGGACTTTTCAGCCAAAAGATATTCAGGCCATCCAAG ATCAATGCTGTCGCTAATGGTATAAGACAGAAGTTTCCTTCAAAGAAATGGCCACTCATTGTTTTGCATAACAGACGTGTCTCTGGACCCAAGATGAATGAACCAGCCAACAGGGCATTCATAGATAGGTGGAAAAATGCCGATGCACTCTATGCAACGCCTACAGGCTCAAATGATGATTG GTACTGGTTGTATGCAGCTATAAAGTTCAAAAGCTTACTCGTGACAAATGATGAGATGCGAGACCACACATTTCAACTCCTTGGAAATGATTTCTTCCCCAGATGGAAAGAAAGGCATCAA GTGCGTTTCACTTTTTCTGATGCTGGTCCAGAATTTCACATGCCGCCTCCTTGCTCTGTTGTAATCCAG GAATCAGAAAGAGGCCACTGGCATATACCTATATCGACCGAACATGAATATGAAGTAGAGAGACCTTGGCTATGTATTATGCGTGCTAAGTCACGCAAGATCAGAGAAGATACTAAAAGTAAACAAGAAG CTATCCAAACTGAAGTCAAGTCAAAATCATTGACCAATGGCAAAGACAAATGCACTACTGATGAATCTGAGAAAATATACAAGAATCTCAAAGATATTTTGACTGGACCAACAATCGCTAATAGCCAATCAGTCCTAGCTGACATAGAGCAAGCAGAGAAGCTTGGTAGATGCACCATTGATTTTGATATATGA
- the LOC133795340 gene encoding secreted RxLR effector protein 161-like, with amino-acid sequence MELVFNLNKLFALKDLGNIDYFLGVQLHQLDQGLHLCQTKYILDLLTYAKMEFANSLPTRMASGEKLYLQDGDPMEDPLLYRSVVGALQYVTVTRPEIPYVVNRVSQFMQTPLDTHWKVVKKVLRYLKGTLDYGLTFYNSPQLRLTSFSDADWVSDPDDRRSTSSFCVYLGGNLISWASKKQRTISRSSTKAEYRSLAHATAELMWIQSLLQEIGVLTQHLPTIWCDNHSCLRIRSYTLEQSISN; translated from the coding sequence ATGGAATTAGTCTTTAATCTGAACAAGTTATTtgctcttaaggaccttggcaatATTGACTACTTTCTTGGAGTTCAACTTCACCAACTTGATCAAGGTCTTCACTTGTGTCAGACAAAATATATATTGGATCTTCTTACTTATGCAAAGATGGAATTTGCTAACTCTTTGCCTACACGGATGGCTAGTGGTGAAAAGCTCTATCTCCAAGATGGTGATCCAATGGAAGATCCTTTACTCTATAGGAGTGTTGTAGGGGCTTTGCAGTATGTGACGGTTACAAGGCCTGAAATTCCATATGTAGTCAACAGAGTCTCACAGTTTATGCAAACTCCTTTAGACACTCATTGGAAAGTTGTAAAGAAGGTGCTTCGATACTTAAAAGGTACTCTAGACTATGGCTTAACTTTCTACAACTCTCCACAACTTCGTCTTACATCTTTCTCAGATGCTGATTGGGTGTCTGACCCTGATGACAGACGGTCAACATCTAGTTTTTGTGTATATCTGGGAGGAAATCTCATTTCATGGGCATCTAAGAAACAAAGAACTATCTCCCGTTCCAGTACAAAGGCAGAGTATAGAAGCTTAGCTCATGCCACTGCTGAGCTTATGTGGATTCAGTCTCTCCTTCAAGAAATTGGTGTTTTAACACAACACCTTCCTACTATCTGGTGTGACAATCACTCATGTCTCAGAATCCGGTCCTACACTCTAGAACAAAGCATATCGAATTAG